From the Juglans microcarpa x Juglans regia isolate MS1-56 chromosome 7D, Jm3101_v1.0, whole genome shotgun sequence genome, the window ATAGTAAACGACCAGACCAGTTAACTGAGATAATTATGAGGATTTTTTTACCATTTATATCATGCGTGAATCATCTGTTTCTAATTTTCAAACTATCCTTATTGATTGGTTTCCAATATGCGATGAAAGCAAAAAGTGGGGGAACTAGGCAAAAAAATCCATCATGGAACCTTGGAGCATTTATGTTGACATCTGCATAACAATTCAAGGCCTTTTCTCCATCTATTATCACAAATACAGGCTTAAAAATAGCATATCAAGATTGTTTAACTACATTGGCTGCTCAAGCTGTTTTGGGTACTTATTTATATGGCAGATGATCTGCCATACTTCATATCAAGGATATATGAATTCCTGCATACAGAACAGAGAAATTACAAATCATTAAGTTGAAAGACACAAAATGAAGCAGGGATCAAAATTAGGTGTGAGAAATAATAGAGAAGGATTTGGAAAGCATCAACATGAAAGATTAATGCAAGCATGCACAAAAAGGTGTCATAGTTGAAGATTTTTTGAGATAGAAGTGACTGCAATAAGTCAGTTAGCTCAAATTGATACAAAAACTGAGATCAATAGAGTGTGTTATGTACATACCTTGAGAACAGATGGAGAACTGTTATGCCTAGGACCTCAAGGTCCTAATAATAAAGTGaacctaataaaataaaaaataaaaaaaaaacagttatgTTTGTATGGTTGAAAACCATATATATGATCTACGACAGAATCTTTCAATTACAACATCAATACCTTGCCACCAATTTCCTCGAGATGCACTGTTTGAGTTGTTTCCATTCGGTTCATCTTCTCCCACATTTTGTTTGAACTAACTCATTACAAAGATAAGAACAATATTAGGTTTACATCTCAGTCATCAATTAATCAAGCTGACCGACCATATGGTAGCAGCAGATGTTTATCAATTGTCAACTAGTCAAGACTCACAAGAGGGTATGATCCAGAGGATTGGGTACTCGGGGTCTGAGAATAGATGTCTTGCCCACCGTAGTAAAGAGATGAACTTAGATGGCATGGTTCCACTCTTTCTTCTTGGAAAATTGAACTCCTGTCCTTGTTGGCTGTATAGTCTGAGAAAAATGCAAATTTTGAGGCGATATTTCCAAGCATATACTTTCAAACTAAGGTAATAAGAAGTTTGTTTGAGCAGATCATGATAATTCTGGAGATTGCAGGGAAGCATAGCCTAGAAATAGAAGTTCACAAAATATGAGAAGGCATTCTTATTGGTTCTTAGCAAACACAGGTTCTAACAATTTTAGCTCTTCTAGATATAGGTTACCAGAAATGGTGAGCAAATAAATTAGTGACAATATAGATAATGAATATGAAGTGACAATTTCTAGCTCACTaccttagagagagagagagagagagagagagagagagaggtacagTGTAACATCAAAGGAAATTGGATGGGGCTTGATCATGAACCTGGAGTTCCTTGTTTCATGTTCCATGTTTGATTTTCGGAATGTTGTTTTTGCCAAGATCCTATTACGTCAGTACTCGAGGAGTTCTTCCCAATCAGctgaaattacaaaaaatgagGAGTAGTTCAGATATAGGCGCACGTGAATCCCATGGCAGATTTGATATGTTCTTCCAGTGAGGAAAACACTGGAATTGCATACTCAACTTCTCCATTCCAATTGACACTGGCTGGAGAAAACAAGTTTTTTCCATTATATGCTTAACTTGGATCATCTCgtgaattttaaaacaaactgAAAGTATTGTAGAAAGcgaaagaatgaaaatgagcATGAACAAACTAAATTAGGAGTTTTCCAAGAGTTCCTCGAGCAAACATTCAAAACATGA encodes:
- the LOC121239114 gene encoding uncharacterized protein LOC121239114, with translation MENKKQGCSPASSITAELFGAKESSPTSSAGTFASIFPPPSALIGKNSSSTDVIGSWQKQHSENQTWNMKQGTPDYTANKDRSSIFQEERVEPCHLSSSLYYGGQDIYSQTPSTQSSGSYPLFKQNVGEDEPNGNNSNSASRGNWWQGSLYY